The proteins below are encoded in one region of Polynucleobacter sp. AP-Nino-20-G2:
- the secG gene encoding preprotein translocase subunit SecG: protein MEWFKTLLIVLQVISAVAVILLVLLQQGKGADMGAAFGSGSSGSLFGASGSANFLSHATAIFAAVFFICTLGITWIGNKKEVSPGVLSGTVAPVVAPAAAPATPQDPTKPAVPK, encoded by the coding sequence ATGGAATGGTTTAAGACTTTATTGATCGTTTTGCAGGTAATTTCAGCTGTGGCTGTGATCCTGTTGGTATTGCTTCAGCAGGGTAAGGGTGCTGATATGGGGGCTGCTTTTGGCTCAGGTTCGTCTGGCAGTCTTTTTGGTGCTAGTGGTTCTGCCAATTTCCTGTCTCACGCAACTGCTATTTTTGCAGCCGTCTTCTTTATTTGCACTCTAGGCATTACCTGGATTGGTAATAAGAAAGAAGTCAGCCCAGGCGTTCTGTCAGGGACTGTTGCTCCGGTGGTTGCTCCAGCTGCTGCGCCAGCGACACCACAGGACCCAACAAAGCCGGCTGTTCCAAAGTAA
- a CDS encoding NADH-quinone oxidoreductase subunit A, whose product MNLANYFPVLLFILVGIGVGLVPMFLGKILAPSKPDAEKLSPYECGFEAFEDARMKFDVRYYLIAILFILFDLETAFLFPWGVALRDIGWLGYASMVIFLLEFIVGFVYIWKKGALDWE is encoded by the coding sequence TTGAATCTCGCTAATTACTTTCCCGTTCTGCTTTTTATCCTCGTAGGTATTGGGGTTGGTTTAGTCCCCATGTTCCTCGGCAAAATTTTGGCCCCTTCGAAGCCAGATGCTGAAAAACTCTCTCCATATGAGTGCGGTTTTGAAGCTTTCGAAGATGCGCGTATGAAGTTCGATGTGCGCTACTACTTAATTGCCATTCTCTTTATCTTATTTGACTTAGAAACCGCATTCCTATTTCCTTGGGGTGTTGCTCTACGTGATATTGGCTGGCTCGGCTACGCCTCTATGGTGATTTTCTTATTGGAATTCATCGTGGGCTTTGTATATATCTGGAAAAAGGGCGCTCTCGACTGGGAGTGA
- a CDS encoding NADH-quinone oxidoreductase subunit B family protein — MALEGVLKEGFVTTTADQLINWTRNGSLWPMTFGLACCAVEMMHAGASRYDLDRFGVVFRPSPRQSDLMIVAGTLCNKMAPALRKVYDQMPEPRWVISMGSCANGGGYYHNSYSVVRGCDRIVPVDIYVPGCPPTAEALIYGIIQLQSKIARTSTIARKA; from the coding sequence ATGGCATTAGAAGGCGTTCTCAAAGAAGGATTTGTTACCACTACAGCTGACCAGTTGATTAACTGGACGCGTAATGGTTCTTTATGGCCAATGACTTTTGGTCTTGCTTGCTGTGCTGTGGAAATGATGCACGCAGGCGCTTCTCGTTATGACTTGGATCGCTTTGGCGTGGTTTTCCGCCCATCTCCTCGTCAATCAGACCTCATGATTGTTGCTGGCACTTTGTGCAACAAGATGGCGCCGGCACTGCGTAAGGTGTACGACCAAATGCCAGAGCCACGTTGGGTAATTTCTATGGGTTCATGCGCTAACGGCGGTGGTTACTACCATAACTCCTATTCAGTAGTGCGCGGCTGTGACCGCATCGTGCCAGTAGATATTTATGTGCCTGGCTGTCCCCCAACTGCGGAAGCGTTGATCTACGGAATTATTCAGCTGCAATCCAAGATCGCTCGTACCAGCACGATTGCACGGAAGGCCTAA
- a CDS encoding NADH-quinone oxidoreductase subunit C: MSDRLVQLAANLEKVLGRRAQSIEVALGEVTVVVNADTYFESAMLLRDDPSLAFEQLIDLCGVDYQDFREGQWGGQRFGVVSHLLSIAHNWRLRVRVFAPEDSYPVVASLTPVWAAANWFEREAFDLYGILFEGHEDLRRILTDYGFIGHPFRKDFPISGNVEMRYDPELKRVVYQPVTIEAREITPRIVREEQYGGPV, encoded by the coding sequence ATGTCAGATCGTTTAGTTCAGCTCGCGGCTAATTTAGAAAAAGTTTTAGGTAGGCGCGCTCAGTCCATTGAGGTTGCTTTAGGTGAAGTGACTGTTGTTGTTAATGCAGATACTTATTTTGAATCCGCCATGCTATTGCGTGACGATCCATCATTGGCTTTTGAGCAGTTGATTGATTTGTGTGGTGTGGATTATCAGGACTTCCGTGAAGGGCAGTGGGGCGGTCAGCGTTTTGGCGTTGTGAGTCATCTCTTGTCTATTGCGCACAACTGGCGTTTGCGTGTTCGCGTATTTGCGCCAGAAGATTCTTATCCTGTGGTTGCCTCATTGACGCCAGTTTGGGCTGCGGCTAACTGGTTTGAACGCGAAGCATTTGACCTCTATGGCATCTTGTTTGAGGGTCACGAAGATCTGCGCCGCATCCTGACGGACTATGGCTTCATTGGCCATCCATTCAGAAAAGATTTCCCAATCTCTGGCAACGTAGAGATGCGTTATGACCCAGAGTTAAAGCGCGTTGTATATCAGCCCGTCACGATTGAAGCGCGTGAAATTACGCCGCGTATTGTCCGCGAAGAGCAGTACGGAGGCCCGGTTTAA
- a CDS encoding NADH-quinone oxidoreductase subunit D — protein MAQIKNYTLNFGPQHPAAHGVLRLVLELDGEVIQRADPHIGLLHRATEKLAETRTWIQNVPYMDRLDYVSMMSNEHAYVMAIEKLLQVDVPLRAQYIRVMFDELTRLLNHLLWIGCHGLDVGAMAVFLYAFRDREDIFDMYEAVSGARMHAAYYRPGGVYRDLPTQMAQYSKSKIRSASAIKRLNENRSGTLLDFIEQFSNGFDANVDEYCNLLTDNRIWKQRLVGIGVVSPERALQLGFTGPMLRGSGIEWDLRKKQPYETYDKLDFDIPVGVNGDSYDRYLVRMEEMRQSNRIIKQCVAWLKANDGPVMSDNHKVSPPKRVDMKTNMEELIHHFKLFTEGIHVPDGEAYSAVEHPKGEFGIYLISDGANKPYRMKIRAPGFVHLSAMDEMSRGHMLADAVTIIGTQDIVFGEIDR, from the coding sequence ATGGCACAAATTAAGAACTACACCCTCAATTTTGGACCTCAACATCCTGCGGCACACGGCGTATTACGTTTGGTGCTTGAGTTAGATGGTGAGGTTATTCAGCGCGCTGACCCACATATTGGTTTACTGCACCGTGCAACCGAGAAATTAGCAGAGACACGTACGTGGATTCAAAACGTTCCATACATGGATCGTTTGGACTATGTATCCATGATGTCCAATGAGCATGCTTACGTAATGGCGATTGAGAAATTGCTGCAAGTGGATGTGCCATTGCGCGCGCAATATATTCGCGTGATGTTTGACGAGTTAACTCGTTTGCTCAATCACTTGTTGTGGATTGGTTGCCATGGTCTCGACGTTGGCGCTATGGCGGTATTCTTGTACGCCTTCCGTGATCGTGAAGATATTTTCGATATGTACGAAGCGGTTTCTGGTGCGCGTATGCATGCTGCTTACTATCGTCCAGGCGGCGTCTATCGTGATTTGCCTACACAAATGGCGCAGTACTCTAAGTCGAAGATTCGCAGCGCCTCCGCCATTAAGCGTTTGAATGAAAACCGTAGCGGTACCTTGCTGGATTTTATTGAGCAGTTCTCTAATGGCTTTGATGCCAATGTGGACGAGTACTGCAATCTATTAACTGATAATCGTATTTGGAAGCAGCGCTTAGTGGGTATCGGCGTTGTTTCTCCAGAGCGCGCTTTGCAGCTTGGCTTTACAGGCCCTATGCTGCGCGGTTCTGGTATTGAGTGGGATTTGCGCAAGAAGCAACCTTACGAAACTTACGACAAACTTGATTTTGATATTCCGGTCGGCGTCAACGGCGATTCTTATGATCGTTATTTAGTTCGCATGGAAGAGATGCGTCAATCCAATCGCATCATCAAGCAGTGCGTAGCTTGGTTGAAGGCGAATGACGGTCCTGTCATGAGCGACAACCATAAGGTATCCCCACCAAAGCGTGTGGATATGAAGACCAATATGGAAGAGTTGATTCACCACTTCAAACTCTTTACTGAGGGTATTCACGTTCCTGATGGTGAAGCATATTCAGCCGTCGAGCATCCAAAAGGCGAGTTTGGTATTTACCTGATTTCTGACGGAGCTAATAAGCCATACCGCATGAAGATTCGTGCGCCAGGATTTGTGCACTTGTCCGCAATGGATGAGATGTCACGCGGCCACATGTTGGCTGACGCTGTAACTATTATTGGTACCCAAGATATCGTGTTCGGAGAGATTGACCGCTAA
- the nuoE gene encoding NADH-quinone oxidoreductase subunit NuoE encodes MTTTLQLSDKTLADIARNVAKYPPEQKQSAVMASLIAAQTEVGWVSPEVIETVAQILGMPTIAVDEVATFYNMYDTKPIGKYKLVICTNLPCQLTHGETAATYLKETLGIGYNETTPCGTFTLKEGECMGACGDSPVMLVNNKRMCSFMSKEKIDALLNELRAEGKAA; translated from the coding sequence ATGACAACAACGCTTCAACTATCTGACAAAACGCTCGCAGACATTGCGCGCAATGTCGCGAAATATCCCCCAGAACAAAAGCAGTCTGCTGTGATGGCCTCTCTCATTGCTGCGCAAACCGAAGTAGGTTGGGTTTCACCAGAGGTGATTGAGACCGTAGCGCAAATCCTTGGCATGCCAACGATTGCCGTCGATGAAGTTGCTACTTTCTATAACATGTATGACACCAAGCCGATTGGTAAATACAAGTTGGTGATTTGTACGAATTTACCTTGCCAATTAACGCATGGTGAGACTGCTGCGACCTATTTAAAAGAAACTTTAGGTATTGGTTACAACGAGACCACTCCTTGTGGCACTTTCACTCTCAAGGAGGGTGAGTGCATGGGGGCTTGTGGTGATTCACCTGTGATGCTCGTGAACAATAAGCGTATGTGCAGCTTTATGAGCAAAGAAAAGATTGATGCTCTATTAAATGAGCTCCGTGCAGAAGGGAAAGCAGCATGA
- the nuoF gene encoding NADH-quinone oxidoreductase subunit NuoF yields MTSLHDRHIKPLILAGLNGDNWRLKDYESRGGYQQLRRIINDKISPDAIIAELKASSLRGRGGAGFPTGLKWSFMPRQFPGQKYLVCNSDEGEPGTFKDRDIMRYNPHALIEGMIIGAYTMGITTGYNYIHGEIWEVYSRFEEALEEARAAGYLGDKIMGSDFNFQLHAAPGWGAYICGEETALLESLEGKKGQPRFKPPFPASFGLYGKPTTINNTETFAAVPFIMAIGGQAYLDLGKPNNGGTKIFSISGDVVHPGNYEIPLGTPFAELLKLAGGMRDGKALKAVIPGGSSSPVIPGAEMMNLTMDYDSIAKAGSMLGSGAVIVMNETRCMVRALERLSYFYHEESCGQCTPCREGTGWLWRIVHRIEHGQGRPEDLDLLNDVAANIQGRTICALGDAAAMPVRGMLKHYMDEFAYHVEHKRCLDSAKPL; encoded by the coding sequence ATGACCAGCTTGCACGACAGACACATTAAGCCCTTAATTCTTGCTGGTTTAAATGGCGATAACTGGCGTTTAAAAGATTACGAGAGTCGCGGTGGATACCAGCAGCTACGTCGCATCATCAATGACAAGATTTCTCCAGACGCCATCATTGCCGAGTTAAAAGCTTCATCATTACGTGGTCGTGGTGGTGCGGGCTTCCCAACAGGATTGAAGTGGAGCTTTATGCCACGCCAATTCCCAGGCCAAAAGTATTTAGTTTGTAATAGTGACGAAGGTGAGCCGGGTACATTTAAAGACCGCGACATCATGCGTTACAACCCGCATGCCTTGATTGAGGGCATGATCATTGGCGCCTACACTATGGGCATCACCACGGGCTATAACTATATTCACGGTGAAATTTGGGAAGTCTATTCCCGTTTTGAAGAGGCTCTTGAGGAGGCTCGTGCCGCTGGATATCTTGGTGACAAGATCATGGGAAGTGATTTCAACTTCCAGCTGCATGCTGCCCCGGGTTGGGGTGCGTATATCTGTGGTGAAGAAACCGCTTTATTGGAGTCGCTTGAGGGTAAGAAGGGTCAGCCTCGCTTTAAGCCGCCATTCCCAGCAAGCTTTGGTTTGTATGGCAAACCAACAACGATCAATAACACTGAAACATTTGCTGCTGTGCCATTCATCATGGCTATCGGTGGTCAGGCTTACTTGGATTTAGGCAAGCCGAACAATGGTGGAACGAAGATTTTCTCCATCTCTGGTGACGTGGTTCATCCAGGCAACTATGAGATCCCATTAGGCACACCATTTGCAGAATTATTAAAACTTGCTGGCGGTATGCGTGACGGCAAGGCATTAAAAGCTGTTATTCCTGGTGGATCTTCTTCGCCAGTTATTCCTGGTGCTGAGATGATGAATCTCACAATGGATTACGACAGTATTGCTAAAGCTGGATCCATGTTGGGTTCTGGCGCGGTGATCGTGATGAATGAAACCCGCTGCATGGTTCGTGCGCTGGAACGCTTGTCTTATTTCTATCACGAAGAGTCATGCGGTCAGTGCACCCCATGTCGTGAGGGTACCGGCTGGTTGTGGCGCATTGTTCATCGAATTGAGCATGGCCAAGGCCGTCCAGAAGATTTGGATTTATTGAATGATGTAGCAGCCAATATTCAAGGTCGTACGATTTGTGCCTTGGGCGATGCAGCTGCTATGCCGGTTCGTGGCATGTTGAAGCATTACATGGATGAATTTGCGTATCACGTAGAACATAAGCGCTGCTTAGATTCTGCGAAACCTTTATAA
- the nuoG gene encoding NADH-quinone oxidoreductase subunit NuoG, with protein sequence MVEIELDGKAVEVPQGSMVMHAANKLGTYIPHFCYHKKLSIAANCRMCLVEVEKAPKPLPACATPVTQGMKVFTHSAKAVDAQRSVMEFLLINHPLDCPICDQGGECQLQDLAVGYGKSNSRYEEEKRVVFHKNVGPLISMQEMSRCIHCTRCVRFGQEVAGVMELGMVNRGEHSEITTFTGQTIDSELSGNMIDLCPVGALTSKPFRYAARTWELGRKRSVSPHDSLGANTTIQTKANKVMRVVALENEAINECWISDRDRFAYEGLNSADRITTPMVKQGGQWLETDWESAMDYVARSLKTISSESGPEAIGALAHPISSTEELYLLQKIVRGLGSQQVETRLRQTDINGAASAPWLGMPIAKLSELDCALVIGSFLRKDQPLVALRLRAASKRGLQVSRIDAGGDDWLIPTAASISSAPSAWIGALAEVASAVAKAKSGSLPAGVSVSSISPAAQAIADSLLSGATTAVFMGSAAQAHPAASSLHALAQFIAAQTGATLGFLPVGGNAVGASLVNANGAGVESVLSGDRRAVLLMNIEPDADLPNPEQARAALAKASTVIALSAYKSADLLEVADVILPIATYTETVSSFVNAEGRTQTIQPAVKLLGDCRPAWKVLRVLGGLLNLNGFLFNMPEEVLGEALPEDYCKRLNNQGTATVAASAITTGTAGLERLSDVTIYGGDQIVRRSSALQLTRDAKRGNQVGLGQKLFTELGLKEGDAVRVTQSGQSLDLPATLEANLANGAVRISAGTAASAKLGSMFGPVTVSKA encoded by the coding sequence ATGGTTGAAATCGAATTAGATGGTAAGGCAGTAGAAGTTCCGCAGGGTTCGATGGTGATGCACGCCGCGAACAAGCTCGGCACTTATATTCCACACTTTTGCTATCACAAGAAATTATCTATCGCCGCTAACTGCCGTATGTGTTTGGTGGAAGTAGAGAAAGCACCAAAACCATTGCCAGCTTGCGCAACACCAGTAACACAAGGCATGAAAGTGTTTACGCATTCCGCTAAGGCGGTAGATGCTCAGCGTTCTGTGATGGAGTTCCTCCTCATTAACCATCCTTTAGATTGCCCAATATGCGACCAGGGTGGTGAGTGCCAGTTACAAGATTTAGCGGTTGGTTACGGTAAATCAAACTCACGCTACGAAGAAGAGAAGCGTGTTGTATTTCATAAGAATGTAGGTCCACTCATCTCTATGCAAGAGATGTCACGTTGCATTCACTGCACCCGTTGTGTACGTTTTGGCCAAGAAGTGGCTGGCGTAATGGAATTGGGTATGGTGAACCGTGGCGAGCATTCAGAAATTACCACCTTTACTGGTCAGACTATTGATTCAGAGTTATCTGGAAACATGATTGATTTGTGCCCAGTAGGCGCATTGACGAGCAAGCCATTCCGCTACGCAGCGCGTACTTGGGAATTGGGACGCAAGCGTTCGGTTAGCCCGCACGATAGCTTGGGTGCAAATACGACGATCCAAACTAAAGCCAATAAAGTAATGCGTGTAGTGGCATTAGAAAATGAAGCCATTAACGAATGCTGGATTAGTGACCGTGATCGCTTTGCCTATGAGGGCTTGAATAGCGCCGATCGCATTACAACGCCAATGGTGAAGCAGGGTGGTCAGTGGCTGGAAACTGATTGGGAATCCGCTATGGATTACGTCGCTCGTTCACTCAAAACCATTTCATCTGAAAGCGGTCCAGAGGCAATCGGTGCTTTGGCACACCCAATCTCAAGCACTGAAGAATTGTATTTATTGCAAAAGATTGTTCGTGGTTTGGGTTCTCAGCAGGTTGAAACTCGTTTGCGTCAGACTGATATCAATGGTGCGGCTTCTGCACCATGGCTCGGTATGCCCATTGCTAAATTAAGCGAATTGGATTGTGCGCTGGTAATCGGCAGCTTCTTACGCAAAGATCAACCATTAGTTGCTTTGCGTCTGCGCGCTGCTAGTAAGCGTGGCTTACAAGTTTCACGTATTGATGCTGGCGGTGACGATTGGCTCATTCCAACTGCCGCAAGCATTTCATCTGCTCCGAGTGCTTGGATTGGCGCGCTTGCAGAAGTGGCAAGTGCTGTTGCCAAGGCAAAATCTGGATCGTTGCCTGCAGGGGTTTCTGTATCAAGCATTTCTCCAGCAGCGCAAGCAATTGCCGATAGCTTGCTATCTGGCGCAACAACTGCAGTATTCATGGGTTCTGCGGCGCAGGCTCATCCGGCTGCATCTAGCTTGCATGCTTTAGCGCAATTTATTGCCGCTCAAACAGGCGCTACTTTAGGCTTCTTGCCAGTCGGTGGAAATGCTGTTGGTGCTAGTTTGGTAAATGCCAATGGCGCAGGTGTTGAGTCTGTTCTTTCTGGTGATCGTCGTGCCGTACTCTTGATGAATATCGAGCCAGATGCTGATTTGCCGAACCCAGAGCAGGCTCGTGCCGCCTTGGCTAAGGCCAGTACAGTAATCGCATTGAGCGCTTACAAGAGTGCCGACTTGTTGGAAGTGGCTGATGTTATTTTGCCGATCGCTACTTATACAGAAACTGTTTCTAGCTTTGTGAATGCCGAAGGTCGCACTCAAACTATTCAGCCTGCAGTCAAGCTGTTGGGCGATTGCCGTCCAGCATGGAAAGTGTTGCGAGTGTTAGGCGGCCTCTTAAATCTAAACGGCTTCTTATTCAATATGCCTGAAGAGGTCTTGGGTGAGGCGTTGCCAGAAGACTATTGCAAGCGTCTAAATAATCAAGGTACAGCCACTGTCGCAGCCTCTGCGATAACGACTGGAACAGCTGGCCTAGAGCGTCTATCTGATGTCACCATCTATGGTGGAGATCAAATCGTGCGTCGCTCGTCTGCGTTGCAATTAACGCGTGATGCAAAGCGTGGTAATCAAGTTGGCCTTGGCCAAAAACTCTTTACTGAGTTGGGATTGAAAGAGGGTGATGCCGTTCGAGTGACCCAGAGTGGCCAGTCGCTAGATTTACCAGCAACATTGGAAGCGAATTTAGCTAATGGTGCCGTCAGAATTTCTGCGGGCACTGCAGCTAGCGCTAAATTGGGATCCATGTTCGGTCCTGTAACTGTTAGCAAGGCATAA
- the nuoH gene encoding NADH-quinone oxidoreductase subunit NuoH, with amino-acid sequence MDNFLNLITTQGEAIFGSLWPGVWALVRIVIIVLPMFGAVAYLTLWERKLIGWMHIRLGPNRVGPLGLLQPIADALKLLMKEIISPTQASKVLYVIAPVMVIMPAFAAWAVIPFQAKMVLADVNAGLLYVMAISSIGVYGVILAGWSSNSKYPFLGAMRASAQMISYEIAMGFALVTVLLTSGSLNLSTIVASQEQGYFASIGLNFLSWNWLPLLPMFLIYFISGVAETNRHPFDVVEGESEIVAGHMVEYSGMAFAMFFLAEYANMILIAALASTMFLGGWLPIVDLPILRDIPGFFWLFAKTFFLLSCVIWLRATLPRYRYDQIMRLGWKIFIPISVFWVVVVGAWVVSPWNIWK; translated from the coding sequence ATGGATAATTTCTTGAACCTCATTACTACCCAGGGTGAGGCCATCTTTGGCTCTCTCTGGCCAGGAGTATGGGCATTGGTTCGCATCGTCATCATCGTATTGCCGATGTTTGGCGCCGTTGCTTATCTCACCCTCTGGGAAAGAAAATTAATTGGCTGGATGCATATTCGGCTTGGTCCAAATCGCGTTGGCCCATTGGGCTTGCTACAGCCAATTGCTGATGCCTTGAAGTTGTTGATGAAGGAGATTATTTCTCCAACACAAGCAAGCAAAGTGCTTTACGTTATCGCTCCGGTAATGGTGATCATGCCAGCTTTCGCTGCCTGGGCTGTAATTCCCTTCCAGGCCAAAATGGTATTGGCCGATGTCAATGCAGGCTTGCTATATGTGATGGCTATTTCATCTATCGGTGTTTATGGCGTGATCTTGGCAGGTTGGTCTTCTAACTCTAAGTACCCATTCCTTGGTGCTATGCGCGCTTCAGCGCAAATGATTTCTTATGAAATTGCGATGGGCTTTGCATTGGTAACCGTGTTACTGACATCAGGCTCTTTGAACCTCAGTACCATCGTTGCCTCGCAAGAGCAGGGTTACTTTGCTAGCATCGGCTTGAACTTCCTGTCCTGGAACTGGTTGCCATTGCTCCCAATGTTCTTGATCTACTTCATCTCTGGCGTTGCTGAAACCAACCGTCACCCATTTGACGTGGTTGAAGGTGAGTCCGAGATTGTTGCTGGTCATATGGTTGAGTACTCCGGTATGGCGTTTGCGATGTTCTTCTTGGCTGAATATGCCAATATGATCTTGATCGCTGCATTAGCTTCAACCATGTTCTTAGGTGGTTGGTTGCCGATTGTTGACTTGCCAATCTTGCGCGATATCCCAGGCTTCTTCTGGTTGTTCGCTAAAACATTCTTCCTCTTGTCTTGCGTCATTTGGTTGCGTGCCACATTGCCACGCTATCGCTATGACCAGATCATGCGTTTGGGCTGGAAGATTTTTATTCCCATCTCTGTATTTTGGGTGGTTGTCGTTGGCGCGTGGGTGGTATCCCCATGGAATATTTGGAAATAA
- the nuoI gene encoding NADH-quinone oxidoreductase subunit NuoI: MFKKISQFLDSLMLKDILTGMSITGRYLFKPKITVQYPEEKTPLSPRFRGLHALRRYENGEERCIGCKLCEAVCPAYAITIETAERDDGTRRTSRYDIDLTKCIFCGFCEEACPVDAIVETNIFEYFGDKRGDLYFTKEMLLAVGDKYEKDIAANRAADAPYR; encoded by the coding sequence ATGTTTAAGAAAATTTCCCAATTCCTCGATAGCTTAATGCTCAAAGATATTTTGACTGGCATGTCCATCACCGGTCGTTATCTCTTCAAGCCAAAAATTACCGTTCAATATCCAGAAGAGAAGACTCCTCTGTCTCCGCGTTTCCGTGGTTTACACGCACTCCGTCGCTACGAGAACGGGGAAGAGCGTTGTATTGGTTGTAAGTTGTGCGAGGCAGTGTGCCCGGCATATGCCATCACAATTGAAACCGCTGAGCGTGATGACGGCACACGCCGTACAAGTCGTTATGACATTGATTTAACTAAATGCATTTTCTGTGGTTTCTGCGAAGAGGCTTGCCCGGTAGACGCGATTGTTGAAACCAATATTTTTGAGTATTTCGGCGATAAGCGCGGTGATTTGTATTTCACTAAAGAAATGCTTTTGGCAGTCGGTGATAAGTATGAAAAAGATATTGCCGCTAACCGCGCAGCTGATGCGCCTTACCGTTAA
- a CDS encoding NADH-quinone oxidoreductase subunit J: protein MTFDTSTLFAAFFYAFAGLLVISGLRVITARNPVHAALFLVLAFFCASGLWMLLKAEFLSLALILVYVGAVMVLFLFVVMMLDLDLEHLRRDFKKFLPVAFLMGAVIVLELSIVLIRSFIGTSSPVQPMPEEMMANNTQALGMLIFVDYVYAFEVAGVILLVAIIAAVALTLRNRKDSKSQNIHEQVNVNAADRMRIVKMGSDMAAKQDARGEKK from the coding sequence ATGACATTCGATACTTCTACATTATTTGCCGCATTCTTTTATGCCTTTGCAGGCCTATTAGTGATTTCCGGTTTGCGTGTGATTACCGCGCGCAACCCAGTCCATGCCGCTTTGTTCTTGGTTTTGGCTTTCTTCTGCGCCTCTGGTCTGTGGATGCTTCTGAAGGCTGAGTTCTTAAGTTTGGCCTTGATTCTGGTTTATGTTGGCGCCGTTATGGTGCTCTTCTTGTTCGTAGTGATGATGCTGGATTTGGATTTAGAGCATCTTCGTCGCGACTTTAAGAAATTTCTGCCGGTGGCATTCCTCATGGGTGCCGTGATTGTTTTGGAGTTGTCCATCGTATTGATTCGTAGCTTTATTGGCACAAGTTCACCAGTTCAGCCAATGCCAGAAGAGATGATGGCAAACAATACCCAAGCTTTGGGCATGTTGATCTTTGTTGATTATGTTTACGCCTTTGAGGTTGCTGGCGTCATTTTGTTGGTGGCGATTATTGCTGCCGTAGCCTTGACTTTGCGTAACCGTAAGGATTCCAAGTCTCAGAATATTCATGAGCAAGTGAATGTCAATGCAGCGGATCGTATGCGCATCGTGAAGATGGGTTCAGATATGGCCGCAAAGCAAGATGCTCGCGGAGAGAAGAAATGA
- the nuoK gene encoding NADH-quinone oxidoreductase subunit NuoK, translating to MTITLAHYLVLGAILFATSVIGIFLNRKNVIVLLMAIELMLLSVNMNFVAFSHYLGDMAGQVFVFFILTVAAAEAAIGLAILVVLFRKVDTINAEDLDHLKG from the coding sequence ATGACTATTACTCTGGCTCACTATTTAGTGCTTGGCGCAATTTTGTTTGCGACCAGCGTGATTGGTATTTTCCTAAACCGTAAGAATGTCATCGTGCTATTGATGGCCATTGAATTAATGCTTCTCTCGGTGAACATGAACTTTGTAGCCTTCTCCCACTATCTGGGTGATATGGCTGGTCAAGTATTCGTATTCTTTATTTTGACTGTGGCTGCTGCTGAGGCAGCAATCGGCTTGGCAATCTTGGTAGTGCTCTTCCGTAAGGTCGACACCATCAATGCCGAAGATCTTGACCACCTAAAAGGCTAG